The Rhododendron vialii isolate Sample 1 chromosome 5a, ASM3025357v1 genome contains a region encoding:
- the LOC131325712 gene encoding probable acetyltransferase TAP2, whose protein sequence is MVVSTFPRLGKLSHFMGNCGCFTALKNSYMAAALHSIRKSPGEEGKDQKKLIGMSCATSDHAFNATIWDVLVDPYYQGQGLGKALVEKLIRVPLQRDIGSIILFA, encoded by the exons ATGGTAGTATCAACATTTCCACGTTTAGGAAAACTTTCCCACTTTATGGGAAACTGTGGGTGCTTCACTGCTTTGAAAAATAGCTACATGGCAGCTGCATTACATTCCATAAGAAAGTCGCCTGGAGAAG AGGGAAAAGACCAAAAGAAGCTTATAGGAATGTCTTGTGCTACTTCAGATCACGCCTTCAATGCAACCATTTGGGATGTCTTAGTGGATCCCTACTATCAG GGTCAAGGTCTTGGAAAGGCTCTTGTTGAAAAGCTCATAAGGGTTCCTTTACAAAGGGACATTGGCAGTATTATACTCTTTGCATAA
- the LOC131325706 gene encoding protein STRUBBELIG-RECEPTOR FAMILY 2-like, with protein sequence MIRQMVAVVDRSCMKLLQRMVKLMPLFLTTSSLYLHSTCLPPVGLSNLKATNILLDDELMPRLSDCGLAVLRPLTSNSVKLKASEMAISNTSYVAPEHIQNKFDSVKGDISAFGVLLLELLTGKRPFDGFRPREEQSLVK encoded by the exons ATGATCAGACAGATGGTGGCGGTGGTTGATAGATCCTGTATGAAGCTCCTGCAAAGGATGGTGAAGCTAATGCCACTCTTCTTGACTACGTCATCTCT CTATTTGCATTCCACGTGCTTGCCTCCTGTTGGTCTCAGCAACTTAAAAGCTACTAACATCTTACTCGATGATGAACTTATGCCTCGTCTCTCCGACTGTGGGCTGGCTGTTTTGAGGCCCCTCACAAGCAACAGTGTTAAACTCAAG GCTTCTGAAATGGCTATCAGTAATACCAGCTACGTTGCACCTGAACACATCCAAAACAAATTTGACAGCGTAAAAGGGGACATATCTGCTTTTGGGGTGCTTCTTTTGGAGCTGTTAACAGGAAAGAGGCCTTTCGATGG TTTTAGACCAAGGGAAGAGCAATCActggtaaaatga